CTCCTCTGCTAGTCGTTCGGACGCGGCATAGGTTTTGTAGCAATTCTTCATGAAAGGCACCGATCTCCAGTCGGTGGTCGTTCTTCTGTTTGCGAGGTCCCGTGCGATCGCAACGTGCTTCTCGCGGGACCTCGCAACGTAGTGCCCGCGACCGATCGCGGCTCAACACATTTTTGACTGCTTTTTCTGCAAATGACTCAACATACCTTATTCGTCTGCACCACCTGCGCGAGTACCTGGGAAAACGGCAAGCGCGTGGGCATTAGCGGCGGCGAGCGGCTGCTGGCACAACTCGCACAGCAACATGCCGAATGGGAGCTGCGCGAGCAATTTACGCTGCAACCCGTCTCGTGTATGAGTGCTTGCGATCGCCCCTGTGCGGTGGCATTTGCCGCTCCCGGCAAGCATACGTTCGTGTTCGGCAAGCTATCTGCCGACGAGGCAACGCTGCCCGAGAAAGCAGCGGCTGTCTTGAACTGTGCGGAACTGTACTTCGAGAAGCCCGATGGCCTGTTGGCCTGGGCCGAGCGTCCCAAGCCCATGCGGACCGTCGTCTCGCGCGTCCCCCCGCTGTCGGCCGCCCGCTCCGCATAGAACGCGACTCGATACGAGTCAGCGTGCTGCCGCGCCGGGTTGCGGGCGCGCTCCTCCATCCCATCTGTTGAGTGGTTCGTTTGCCCGATAGATGCGATCGCTCGACCCCGGCAGCTGCTGTCGGGGGCAGTAGCTTGGGTGAGCTAGCGTTGAAGCAGAATGCTGCAGTGCTGTGTCACCTCGGAACGGCAATCGGCGGCGCAGCAGACCGACATTCCTCGCCACTAAACTAAACAGTCTGGGATGACGAACGATGCGCACGACTCGCTCCACCGCTCGCTCTCTTGCCCGCTCCATCCTGCTTACGCTCGGATTGGTCGGAACGCTCGGTGTGGATTCGGGCGCGCTCGCGGTCCAACTGGCTGACGGCACGGTGTCATTTGATGCGGCTCCGCGCTTGACGAATGCAACGGCTACCCTTGACGGCGTCTGGCAGCGCGGCTCCAAATACTTCTTTACGCTGGAGTTGCCAGCCGATGCTGGCGAGCCGCTCCAGTCGATCGCGATCGAGCAGCGCACCCGCGTCGACGATATCAACTACCGCCTCGACAGAACGGAGGCATTTACGGGAACGCATCGCGATCCGGGCGTATCAGTGCCCCTTGCGTCGGTGCGGTTGGATGAGGAAACCCAGACGATCGCGATCGACTTTGCCGAGCCCGTACCGCCCGGAACGACGCTGACCGTCCGGTTGCGTCCGGTCCGCAATCCGCGCGTTGCCGGTAATTACGTTTTTGCCGTCATGGCATTTCCCCGCGGCGAGAAGCCGCGGGGGCTGCACCTCGGGGTCCGTCAACTGCAGTTCTTCGATAACGGCACGTTCATCAACTAAGCACGCGCGTTTGCTCCGGCAGACGACCCTGGCTCGGGCAAACGCGGGCTGACATCGGCGAGTTTCGGCGCGATCGCACCCAACCCCAGCCGCGCAGTTGACTCCCCACACTCACAGCTCTTACTACGTACACAACATCACCTGGGCTATGGCTGCTAAAATCCCGGTTACGATCGTTACTGGCTTCCTCGGAGCGGGTAAAACCACGCTCGTCAGACACCTGCTGCAACACAACGGCGGTCGCCGCATTGCCGTACTAGTCAATGAGTTCGGGGAGGTCGGCATCGATGGCGAGCTGCTACGCGCCTGCAACGTTTGCGATGACGGAGCGACCGGAAACGCGGCTGTTGATGATGCCAACAACGCTACAACCAATATCGTCGAACTGTCGAACGGCTGCTTGTGCTGCACCGTACAAGAGGAATTCCTGCCGACGATGCAGGAATTGCTGGAACGCCGCGATCGCGTCGATTGCATTCTGATCGAAACCTCGGGACTGGCGCTACCGAAACCGCTCGTCCAGGCATTTCGCTGGCCGGAAATTCGCACGGGCGCAACGGTCGATGGCGTCGTGGCGGCGGTGGATGGCGAGGCGATCGCGGCTGGGGCAGCGGTTAGCGACCTGGCTGCTCTGGATGCCCAGCGTCTTGCCGACCCGAGCTTGGAGCATGAAACTCCGCTGGAGGAACTCTTTGAGGACCAGCTGAACTGTGCGGACTTGGTGCTGGTAACGAAGAGCGATCGCCTCGACCCGGCACAACTAGCGGCAGTTAAG
The nucleotide sequence above comes from Rubidibacter lacunae KORDI 51-2. Encoded proteins:
- a CDS encoding DUF1636 domain-containing protein, giving the protein MTQHTLFVCTTCASTWENGKRVGISGGERLLAQLAQQHAEWELREQFTLQPVSCMSACDRPCAVAFAAPGKHTFVFGKLSADEATLPEKAAAVLNCAELYFEKPDGLLAWAERPKPMRTVVSRVPPLSAARSA
- a CDS encoding DUF2808 domain-containing protein codes for the protein MRTTRSTARSLARSILLTLGLVGTLGVDSGALAVQLADGTVSFDAAPRLTNATATLDGVWQRGSKYFFTLELPADAGEPLQSIAIEQRTRVDDINYRLDRTEAFTGTHRDPGVSVPLASVRLDEETQTIAIDFAEPVPPGTTLTVRLRPVRNPRVAGNYVFAVMAFPRGEKPRGLHLGVRQLQFFDNGTFIN
- the cobW gene encoding cobalamin biosynthesis protein CobW, with translation MAAKIPVTIVTGFLGAGKTTLVRHLLQHNGGRRIAVLVNEFGEVGIDGELLRACNVCDDGATGNAAVDDANNATTNIVELSNGCLCCTVQEEFLPTMQELLERRDRVDCILIETSGLALPKPLVQAFRWPEIRTGATVDGVVAAVDGEAIAAGAAVSDLAALDAQRLADPSLEHETPLEELFEDQLNCADLVLVTKSDRLDPAQLAAVKAQLQKRVRPGVKIATCAGGRIDPEILLGFNAAVEDDLDARPSHHDTEDDHDHDDDIAAAYLASDLAFEPQELVRRLRQLVREREVYRIKGFVRVPNKAMRLVVQGVGDRFETFYDRPWRSEETRQTQLVAIGRELKQSHLEAALAASIERAELPNS